Proteins co-encoded in one Chitinophagales bacterium genomic window:
- a CDS encoding FG-GAP-like repeat-containing protein has translation MKTLLLMLSFCLSFTVCFAQFGEANPIELGGVYPSTGEIADLNGDGKLDVIIASESKNRIYWFENYGNRQFSTERLLSNELTEPKGLKAADLDMDGDMDILCGSWNVNTIYWFENDGAGNFAAPQIISDDVRTPQSIEVSDIDADGDLDVLSTAYWDGTVAWHENDGFQNFPNQHIVSAEVDMAYLVRVADFDQDGLIDVFAGSYSGGKVAWFKNEGQGTFSEPILIMEGLLSLQDVIIEDVDEDGDIDLLIASLFQHELFFFQNDGNGNFGTPTIIDDIPYNVSQLQFEDMNQDGYKDIIASDSQIGTIIIKPNDGTAHFPKYSYYSLNDVMQDTNILLTADFTQTGVIDFLVGSPQNRFVALYENHYNNGFKFLRSILTSGIFGPKDMVVGDVDGDGDKDLVIASDFDHQVTWIENTNAGGRFDKHHVLLSDFRGANSLALEDFDKDGDLDLAIGGFGEPEVVLYNNDGQGNFTFKQVVVEAEGVVAVKAGDVNGDGDLDLLVASSVDRIIRWKHNNGSGVFGIVPTVVTDIAYQVVSVALADVDNDNYLDVITSNDGWNDILFYRNAGGVYEDRVRIDGNFQSSYSVKAGDIDGDGFADVIASSTAKDAVYWYKGNGLGGFEDQELIGGNLNNPRELAVKDFDQDGDLDVMVAVREENKVVWFPNYGTGVFGERQVVLNNAPKVEYIVAEDLDNDDYPEVFSFSQYRTNMRWQENLFFNSIRGLVFWDTNENGIKDEGELSLIDQVVTISSTEDEHKTYTGIEGQFTYYSKLGAYEVSMESNSLWELTTEESFQIEVTGTSHLEPIYFGLKPARILHRVEPHLTASITRCNRAATYWLHYKNTGTTIANGTITLETDELMGFISSNPEPNSIEGNTLTWNFSELHPSYENKISLQFQMPDFNSMGEILETQATIQLFNENQELTYTKTTDYNSELLCSYDPNDKLTRSNLLGQSEFAYIADTILYTVRFQNTGNDTAFNIRIEDVLDKKLDWTTFHPITASHDYRTELNRETGLATFYFNDILLPDSTTNEIESHGFVTFGIASLEGIEDKTEVENTASIFFDFNPPIITNTAVLTLLQQVETDIEVLENGASIRVFPNPFSDFTTIEVEGLPQGNYRLELMDILGRKVRELKSIGNGEWRIERGKLESGVYFWRILEEGNQAVLGSGKVLVE, from the coding sequence ATGAAAACCCTACTACTAATGCTCAGTTTTTGCTTATCCTTTACCGTATGTTTTGCTCAATTTGGCGAAGCAAATCCTATCGAATTGGGTGGAGTCTATCCCTCTACCGGTGAAATTGCCGATCTCAATGGTGATGGTAAATTGGATGTAATCATTGCATCAGAAAGTAAAAACCGCATTTATTGGTTTGAAAACTACGGAAATAGACAGTTCAGCACAGAACGTTTGTTGAGTAACGAATTGACAGAACCGAAAGGTTTGAAAGCAGCCGATTTAGATATGGATGGCGACATGGACATTCTCTGTGGTTCATGGAATGTCAATACCATTTATTGGTTTGAAAACGATGGTGCGGGAAATTTTGCAGCACCTCAAATCATTTCAGACGATGTCCGAACGCCTCAATCTATTGAAGTAAGCGACATAGATGCAGACGGCGATTTGGATGTATTGAGTACCGCTTATTGGGATGGCACCGTTGCTTGGCATGAAAATGATGGGTTCCAAAACTTTCCAAACCAGCATATTGTTTCTGCCGAAGTCGACATGGCATATTTGGTACGTGTAGCGGATTTTGACCAAGATGGTTTGATAGATGTATTTGCAGGTTCTTATTCGGGCGGAAAAGTTGCTTGGTTCAAAAACGAAGGGCAAGGCACTTTTAGCGAACCTATTCTTATCATGGAGGGTTTGCTCTCACTCCAAGATGTTATCATTGAAGATGTGGACGAAGATGGCGATATAGACCTATTGATTGCCTCCTTATTCCAACATGAATTGTTTTTCTTTCAAAATGATGGCAACGGGAATTTTGGCACACCTACCATCATTGACGACATTCCCTACAATGTATCCCAGCTTCAATTTGAAGACATGAATCAAGATGGCTACAAAGACATCATCGCTTCTGATAGTCAGATAGGTACTATAATCATCAAACCCAATGATGGTACTGCCCACTTCCCAAAGTACTCTTACTATTCTCTTAACGATGTAATGCAAGATACAAATATACTTTTGACTGCTGATTTTACTCAAACGGGGGTTATTGATTTTCTCGTAGGATCTCCACAAAACCGATTTGTTGCTTTATACGAAAATCACTACAACAATGGGTTTAAATTTCTTCGGTCTATTTTGACATCTGGTATTTTTGGACCTAAAGATATGGTAGTAGGAGATGTAGATGGTGATGGTGATAAAGATTTGGTCATCGCTTCGGACTTTGATCATCAGGTAACTTGGATAGAAAACACAAATGCAGGGGGAAGATTTGATAAGCACCATGTACTTCTATCCGATTTTAGAGGCGCAAATTCGCTGGCATTGGAGGATTTTGACAAAGATGGCGATTTGGATTTAGCGATAGGTGGTTTTGGAGAACCTGAAGTGGTGCTGTACAACAATGATGGTCAGGGAAATTTCACTTTCAAACAGGTAGTAGTCGAAGCAGAAGGAGTCGTGGCGGTCAAAGCAGGAGATGTCAATGGAGATGGCGATTTGGATTTGTTGGTTGCTTCTTCTGTGGATAGGATCATTCGCTGGAAACACAACAATGGCTCAGGTGTATTTGGTATTGTTCCTACCGTAGTCACCGATATTGCTTACCAAGTAGTATCTGTTGCATTGGCAGATGTGGACAACGATAACTATTTGGATGTCATTACTTCTAATGATGGTTGGAATGATATATTGTTTTATAGAAATGCAGGGGGAGTGTATGAAGACAGAGTGCGAATTGACGGAAATTTCCAGTCTTCCTATTCGGTAAAGGCTGGCGATATTGACGGAGATGGATTTGCGGATGTGATTGCGAGTTCTACTGCCAAGGATGCAGTCTATTGGTATAAAGGCAATGGCTTGGGAGGTTTTGAAGACCAAGAATTGATAGGGGGAAATCTCAATAATCCAAGAGAACTGGCTGTTAAGGATTTTGATCAAGATGGCGATTTAGACGTGATGGTTGCTGTTAGGGAGGAAAATAAAGTCGTATGGTTTCCCAATTACGGAACGGGTGTATTTGGTGAGCGTCAAGTCGTATTGAACAATGCACCGAAAGTGGAATATATTGTGGCTGAAGATTTAGATAATGATGACTATCCAGAAGTCTTTAGTTTTTCTCAATATAGAACCAACATGAGATGGCAGGAAAATTTATTTTTCAACTCAATTCGTGGTCTTGTATTTTGGGATACAAATGAAAATGGGATAAAAGATGAAGGAGAATTATCGCTTATAGACCAAGTAGTTACCATTTCAAGTACAGAGGACGAACACAAAACTTATACAGGTATAGAAGGGCAGTTTACGTACTATTCTAAATTGGGTGCTTATGAGGTATCTATGGAATCTAATTCTTTATGGGAATTGACCACAGAAGAATCCTTTCAAATTGAAGTAACAGGCACAAGCCATTTAGAACCAATTTATTTTGGTCTAAAACCTGCAAGAATTCTACACAGGGTAGAACCTCATCTAACTGCCTCTATCACCAGATGCAATAGGGCAGCTACTTATTGGCTTCACTATAAAAATACAGGTACTACAATCGCTAATGGAACAATCACTTTAGAAACAGATGAACTCATGGGCTTTATTTCCTCCAATCCCGAACCCAACAGCATTGAAGGAAACACACTCACATGGAATTTTTCAGAACTTCATCCAAGTTATGAAAACAAAATCTCCCTCCAATTTCAAATGCCCGACTTCAACAGCATGGGCGAAATCCTCGAAACCCAAGCCACCATCCAACTCTTCAATGAAAACCAAGAACTCACTTACACCAAAACCACCGACTACAACAGCGAACTCCTCTGCTCCTATGACCCCAACGACAAACTCACCCGCTCCAATCTCCTCGGTCAGTCCGAATTTGCCTATATCGCAGACACCATCCTCTACACCGTCCGCTTTCAAAACACTGGAAACGACACCGCCTTCAATATCCGCATTGAAGACGTTTTGGACAAAAAACTGGATTGGACAACCTTTCACCCCATCACTGCAAGCCACGACTACCGAACAGAACTGAACCGAGAAACGGGTTTGGCGACTTTCTACTTCAATGACATCCTACTACCCGACAGCACGACCAACGAAATTGAAAGTCATGGTTTTGTGACCTTTGGAATTGCCTCTTTGGAAGGAATAGAGGATAAAACAGAAGTCGAAAATACAGCTTCCATCTTCTTTGACTTCAATCCACCTATTATCACCAATACGGCTGTTTTGACTTTGCTGCAACAAGTCGAAACGGATATTGAAGTATTGGAAAATGGAGCTTCAATTCGTGTATTTCCGAATCCATTTTCGGATTTTACGACCATTGAAGTGGAGGGGTTGCCGCAAGGGAATTACCGATTGGAGTTGATGGATATTTTGGGGCGAAAAGTTCGTGAATTGAAATCTATTGGAAATGGAGAGTGGAGGATTGAAAGAGGGAAATTGGAGAGTGGCGTGTATTTTTGGAGGATATTGGAGGAAGGGAATCAGGCTGTTTTGGGGAGTGGGAAGGTGTTGGTGGAGTGA
- a CDS encoding FG-GAP-like repeat-containing protein, with protein sequence MKNNIILLVLLLVNLTAFAQFTEQLIMPTIQAPNYTLTEDIDEDSDIDVVVCTSINENTIIWFENDGVGNFEDFHVLSTDRDGFSALYMEDMNGDELKDLVAISKDGRKVVWFENRKNGNFGLQNTIVKDIQEPENISFADVDNDGDKDVFLFSNLDRNVAFVVNDGMGHFGELQIVDDYFIRPIFGGTADFNGDGKIDIVITEGYGPLFWYENLGNHLFNEKQVVGNENEDNISKVKPADLDKDGDMDLVAISSDSTLVLYENNGVGEFETHTIVSESTKNLWEINISDINDDGWLDILFSSDNEIPRIFYFVNDVSGVYQHQQTLLPDSYCPSIISMADIDGDNRLDLVYVNQGKSRIDWHSQQPDNSFGDWQTIGNHCDVIKDVFSADFNGDSRPDLAFCEITFTFPEYTLEGRFSWLVNKENNSFEEQKIIADNNDGFRNLTGGDFDLDGDIDLASGSYKGIITWWKNDGMGNFEEQAQIDSLESQIEDEEISNDLQAVDLNKDGYLDMVANTPTSGDLYWYTNMGNATFSPRKVIDENLEGTGELHIADINGDGQEDIIYAPNEQNHIYLYQYNNDNTFTKQSILSKDREIRALEVEDFDMDGFKDIVVSHEKNSSSSITIVEWHKNDGYGQFGLGNVFGEQFYLRTNHIELADLDGDSDNDLIIDNESLLGVRDSVYVFINQGDNHFTKFDLNGQFNNKISAFIDVADLDGDATFEILHVNYKTMTVYGDFDNFGVIRGKAFFDQNENGLYEEGEVGFQNIPISLNPLGLQTYSNENGSFYFSVASGDYQLTSEMGTLWELTTPPSYAFSIANGETTEPYLFGFKPTRILPRVETHTNSSPTRCNAEATYWLNYSNTGTTVANGKITLEMDELMMYESADPAPSMIEGTQLIWNIADLYPNQKGQIQLQFQMPNETHLGKTLKTQATVQLFNKNQELVYFQTNHYNSEVRCAYDPNDKLVRSSILGQSQFAPLGDELLYTIRFQNTGNDVAFHVRIEDVLDKKLDWTTFHPITASHDYRTTFDKETGLVVFYFDDIMLLDSTTNEPESHGFVMFGISPLSNLAVETEIDNTASIFFDYNPPIITNTIVVSMIEEQKGTNFEGSNSKHPYLIEVSPNPFSVYSTIEVMGLPQGNYQLQVMDILGRKVRELKVEDRKTYLERGGLESGLYLIQILEENGRILGNGKVLVE encoded by the coding sequence ATGAAAAATAACATAATTCTTCTTGTATTATTATTAGTGAACTTAACAGCTTTTGCCCAATTCACCGAACAGTTAATTATGCCCACTATCCAAGCCCCAAATTATACGCTTACAGAGGATATTGATGAAGATAGTGATATAGACGTTGTTGTTTGCACGTCCATAAATGAAAATACGATTATTTGGTTTGAAAATGATGGAGTCGGAAATTTTGAAGATTTTCATGTTTTATCCACAGATAGGGATGGGTTTTCAGCCTTGTATATGGAGGACATGAATGGAGACGAATTGAAGGACTTGGTGGCTATTTCTAAGGATGGGAGAAAGGTCGTTTGGTTTGAAAACAGAAAAAACGGCAATTTTGGTTTGCAAAATACTATTGTAAAAGACATTCAAGAGCCTGAAAATATTTCCTTTGCAGATGTGGACAATGATGGCGACAAAGATGTTTTCCTTTTTTCAAATTTGGATAGAAATGTGGCTTTTGTGGTGAATGATGGAATGGGGCATTTTGGAGAACTGCAAATTGTAGATGACTACTTTATCAGACCTATTTTTGGAGGAACTGCCGATTTCAATGGAGATGGAAAAATAGACATAGTTATTACTGAGGGATATGGCCCTTTATTTTGGTATGAGAATTTAGGTAATCACCTTTTCAACGAAAAGCAAGTAGTAGGCAATGAAAACGAAGACAATATATCGAAGGTGAAGCCTGCTGATTTGGACAAAGATGGAGACATGGACTTGGTCGCTATTTCAAGTGATAGTACACTTGTATTGTATGAAAACAATGGAGTGGGAGAATTTGAGACTCATACCATTGTCAGTGAATCTACAAAAAATTTGTGGGAAATAAACATAAGTGATATCAATGATGATGGATGGTTGGATATTCTATTTTCGAGCGATAATGAGATACCAAGAATATTCTATTTTGTGAATGATGTCAGTGGAGTTTATCAACATCAACAAACATTGCTCCCTGATAGCTATTGCCCTTCTATTATCTCAATGGCAGATATAGACGGAGACAATCGTTTAGACCTTGTGTATGTCAATCAAGGGAAAAGTAGAATAGATTGGCATTCTCAACAACCAGACAATTCATTCGGTGACTGGCAGACGATAGGAAACCATTGTGATGTAATAAAAGATGTATTCAGTGCTGACTTCAATGGAGACAGCCGCCCAGACTTGGCATTTTGCGAAATCACCTTTACTTTTCCTGAATATACGCTAGAGGGCAGATTCAGTTGGTTGGTAAACAAGGAAAATAATAGCTTTGAAGAACAAAAAATTATCGCTGATAACAACGATGGTTTTAGAAACCTCACAGGGGGAGATTTTGATTTGGATGGAGACATAGACTTGGCGAGTGGCTCCTACAAAGGCATCATTACTTGGTGGAAAAATGATGGAATGGGGAATTTTGAAGAACAGGCGCAAATAGACAGCTTGGAATCACAAATTGAGGATGAGGAAATATCCAATGATTTACAGGCAGTTGATTTGAATAAGGATGGTTATCTCGACATGGTAGCCAACACTCCTACATCTGGAGATTTATATTGGTACACGAATATGGGCAATGCCACTTTCAGTCCTCGAAAGGTCATTGATGAAAATTTAGAAGGAACAGGAGAACTACACATTGCAGATATAAATGGGGATGGACAAGAGGATATTATCTATGCCCCCAACGAACAAAATCACATATATCTCTATCAATACAATAACGACAATACTTTCACCAAACAATCTATTCTTTCAAAAGACAGAGAAATACGGGCTTTGGAGGTAGAGGATTTTGATATGGATGGGTTTAAAGATATTGTAGTAAGCCATGAAAAAAACTCTTCAAGTAGTATAACCATCGTAGAATGGCACAAAAACGATGGCTATGGTCAGTTTGGCTTGGGTAATGTCTTTGGAGAACAATTTTATTTGAGAACCAATCACATAGAGCTGGCAGATTTGGATGGAGATTCGGACAACGATTTGATAATAGACAACGAAAGCCTTTTAGGAGTTCGTGATTCTGTCTATGTTTTTATCAATCAAGGAGACAATCATTTCACAAAGTTTGATTTGAATGGTCAATTCAATAATAAAATAAGTGCCTTTATAGATGTAGCCGACTTAGATGGTGATGCTACTTTTGAAATTCTACATGTTAACTACAAAACTATGACAGTCTATGGTGATTTCGACAATTTTGGAGTCATTCGAGGAAAAGCCTTTTTTGACCAAAACGAAAACGGTCTGTATGAGGAGGGAGAAGTAGGGTTTCAGAACATTCCCATCTCTTTGAATCCTTTGGGGCTGCAAACCTATTCCAACGAAAATGGCAGTTTTTATTTTTCGGTTGCTTCAGGTGACTATCAGCTGACTTCTGAAATGGGTACTTTGTGGGAACTCACCACACCTCCTTCTTATGCGTTTTCAATAGCAAATGGTGAAACCACAGAACCTTACCTGTTTGGCTTCAAACCCACACGAATCCTTCCCAGAGTAGAAACCCACACCAACAGTTCGCCAACTCGCTGCAATGCCGAAGCTACTTATTGGCTCAATTACTCCAATACAGGAACAACAGTTGCCAACGGAAAAATCACCTTAGAAATGGATGAATTGATGATGTATGAATCTGCCGATCCTGCACCTTCAATGATAGAAGGTACGCAATTGATTTGGAACATTGCAGACTTGTACCCCAATCAGAAAGGTCAAATACAGCTCCAATTCCAAATGCCCAATGAAACCCACCTTGGCAAAACCCTCAAAACCCAAGCCACTGTCCAACTTTTCAATAAAAACCAAGAACTCGTTTACTTCCAGACCAATCACTACAATAGCGAAGTCAGATGTGCTTATGACCCCAATGACAAACTCGTTCGCTCCAGTATCCTGGGGCAATCCCAATTTGCTCCTCTTGGTGACGAACTTCTCTACACGATTCGCTTTCAAAACACTGGAAACGATGTAGCCTTCCATGTCCGAATCGAAGACGTTTTGGACAAAAAACTGGATTGGACCACTTTTCATCCCATCACTGCAAGCCACGATTATCGCACTACTTTCGACAAAGAAACAGGTTTGGTGGTCTTTTATTTTGACGATATTATGTTGCTCGACAGCACGACAAACGAACCAGAAAGTCATGGCTTTGTGATGTTCGGAATTTCTCCTTTGTCCAATCTTGCAGTAGAAACAGAAATCGACAATACCGCTTCTATTTTCTTTGACTACAATCCGCCTATTATCACCAATACAATTGTCGTTAGTATGATTGAAGAACAAAAAGGAACAAATTTTGAAGGCTCAAACTCTAAACATCCCTACCTTATTGAGGTTTCTCCCAACCCTTTTTCAGTCTATTCGACCATTGAAGTAATGGGACTTCCGCAAGGGAATTACCAATTGCAGGTGATGGATATTCTCGGTAGAAAGGTTCGGGAATTGAAGGTGGAGGATAGAAAAACGTATTTGGAGAGAGGAGGGTTGGAAAGTGGATTGTATTTGATTCAGATATTGGAAGAGAATGGGAGGATTTTGGGGAATGGGAAGGTGTTGGTGGAGTAA
- a CDS encoding KilA-N domain-containing protein, producing the protein MSNLHIFTYNNHQVTFDFSSVSKMVNATEMAKPFRRKPETFLKTQSVKDYIAALENYLKSDALKSASPPKAVEVIKGKYKDGRSQGTWMHRLLAIRFAQWLDPKFAIWVDSKIQELLKHGYTQISGLWVYFFQSTASKIVKIGQTHNLQRRQNTIENSHGYPIKLLKAIRVPDESHEKAIHKQFKNIRLKGEWFKLTPKLQQFIEDLPNHLDPEEQTLRSENSELTLKNIDLQQQVDILQDFRKMVVSQIQQLKTQHQFDQNSLQESQNYNQLLQDLLQLDISKWMNEPLSTTKVMRNLRTEVHGYQRQLALAWLHIVEKDHLLEAIEASHQSILSELSSKNRKNFTHLSLLIHKQLKGEQGWQAFAKYFEACYPKLLDRLQVRFPSLNENDLKFCSYTLMGLTHEDISFLMDFGVGSAALKGARLREKLGIKNKKIDIGEFLKGM; encoded by the coding sequence ATGTCAAATTTACACATTTTTACCTACAACAATCACCAAGTAACTTTTGATTTTAGCAGTGTGAGTAAAATGGTTAATGCTACTGAAATGGCAAAACCATTTAGAAGGAAACCAGAAACCTTTCTTAAAACTCAATCCGTGAAAGACTATATTGCAGCATTGGAAAATTATTTGAAAAGTGATGCACTAAAAAGTGCATCACCTCCAAAAGCTGTAGAAGTCATAAAGGGAAAATACAAAGATGGTCGCTCACAAGGAACTTGGATGCATCGCTTATTGGCTATTCGCTTTGCACAATGGTTAGACCCCAAGTTTGCAATATGGGTGGATTCTAAAATCCAAGAACTCCTAAAACACGGTTACACCCAAATCAGCGGCTTGTGGGTTTATTTCTTTCAATCTACAGCTTCAAAAATTGTCAAAATCGGACAAACCCACAACCTGCAAAGGCGACAAAACACTATTGAAAACAGTCATGGTTATCCTATCAAACTATTGAAAGCCATCAGAGTACCCGATGAATCTCACGAAAAAGCGATTCACAAACAGTTCAAAAACATCCGATTGAAGGGAGAATGGTTTAAACTCACCCCCAAATTGCAGCAATTCATCGAAGACCTGCCCAATCACCTCGACCCCGAAGAACAAACCCTCCGCAGCGAAAATTCCGAATTGACCCTCAAAAACATAGATTTGCAGCAGCAAGTCGACATACTCCAAGATTTCCGCAAAATGGTGGTATCACAAATTCAACAACTCAAAACCCAACACCAATTCGACCAAAACAGCCTACAAGAATCCCAAAACTACAACCAACTCCTACAGGATTTGCTGCAATTGGACATCTCCAAATGGATGAACGAACCACTGAGTACCACCAAAGTCATGCGAAATTTACGGACAGAGGTGCATGGTTATCAACGTCAATTGGCATTGGCTTGGCTGCACATTGTCGAAAAAGACCACCTCCTGGAAGCCATTGAAGCAAGTCACCAAAGCATTTTATCGGAACTCAGTTCCAAAAACCGCAAAAATTTCACGCACCTGAGCCTGTTGATTCACAAACAGCTTAAAGGCGAACAAGGTTGGCAAGCTTTCGCCAAATATTTTGAAGCCTGCTACCCCAAACTCCTCGACCGCCTGCAAGTCCGCTTCCCGAGCCTCAACGAAAACGATTTGAAGTTTTGCAGCTATACATTGATGGGTTTGACACATGAGGATATTTCTTTTTTGATGGATTTTGGGGTTGGTAGTGCTGCATTGAAGGGAGCGAGATTGCGGGAGAAGTTGGGGATTAAAAATAAGAAGATTGACATTGGGGAGTTTTTGAAGGGGATGTGA
- a CDS encoding choice-of-anchor L domain-containing protein: MKNIYFSFFLTITYLSLFAQSTIYNFNEISAFEAATMIMGNQATVSNANIQCPDIAGGLFTGASGLNDNLTEGIILTSGSAAIAFSANTVGSAGSNNGGPGYAALEDFPWAYSGTFNACVLEFDFVPHTNQISVAYIFGSEEYPEYVGSQFNDAMAILIEGEPEYPAHLLATDKNIALIPNSPAPGIHVAINLLNFASYGDFYMDNTGNQHIQYDGMTTLLPAVADVTPGNTYRLTFAIADAGDAIFDSGLFIAPFNREAATNRILNLHAFWDENSNNIKDTTEVALPNQSFVINPINTMIVSHLGGNANIVLPLGDYQASFMESSLWEMVEATNYDINVTGIESLNTYQFGLQPKTTVNSVVPYLISNPTRCNETITYWLTCLNMGTTVASGTVSLNYSDLLQYIEANPMPEQTVNGVLTWAFEDLYPGYHKRIKISFEMPDESFTGEIALTSAKVMQMSDGQFISENEVAYNSEVLCSYDPNDKLARSNLLGQSEFAYIADTIQYTVRFQNTGNDTAFNIRIEDTLDKKLDWTTFHPITASHDYRTELNRETGLATFYFNDILLPDSTTNEVESHGFVTFGIASLEGIEDKTKIENTASIFFDFNPPIITNTATLTLLQQVETGIEVLDNRYSIRVFPNPFSDFTTIEAEELPQGNYRLEVMDILGRKVRELKVDNGKMNLQRGDLESGLYLIRVLEENSNEVLGSGKVLVE; encoded by the coding sequence ATGAAAAACATTTATTTTTCCTTTTTTTTGACTATTACATATTTGTCCTTATTTGCTCAATCAACTATCTACAATTTCAATGAAATATCAGCTTTTGAGGCAGCAACTATGATTATGGGCAATCAAGCAACTGTTTCTAATGCCAATATTCAATGTCCAGATATTGCTGGTGGACTTTTCACAGGAGCATCTGGTCTCAATGATAATCTCACAGAAGGTATTATACTGACAAGTGGCAGCGCTGCTATTGCATTTAGTGCCAATACAGTAGGTAGTGCAGGTAGTAACAATGGAGGTCCAGGATATGCAGCTTTAGAAGATTTTCCTTGGGCTTATTCAGGTACTTTCAATGCTTGTGTATTAGAGTTTGATTTTGTTCCTCATACCAATCAGATTTCGGTAGCATACATTTTTGGTTCTGAAGAATATCCAGAATATGTAGGCTCTCAATTCAATGATGCCATGGCTATTTTGATAGAAGGGGAACCTGAATATCCTGCTCATCTTTTGGCCACAGACAAGAATATTGCACTTATTCCCAATTCGCCTGCCCCAGGAATCCATGTAGCCATCAATTTGTTGAATTTTGCTTCTTATGGTGACTTTTATATGGATAATACTGGCAATCAACACATTCAATACGATGGTATGACAACTCTTTTACCTGCTGTTGCTGATGTTACACCAGGAAATACTTATCGGCTTACATTCGCAATTGCAGATGCAGGGGATGCTATTTTCGATTCGGGTTTGTTCATTGCTCCGTTTAATCGAGAAGCTGCCACCAATCGAATTCTTAACCTTCATGCTTTTTGGGATGAAAATTCAAACAATATAAAAGATACTACTGAAGTAGCTTTGCCCAATCAGTCTTTTGTCATCAATCCCATCAATACAATGATTGTAAGTCACTTGGGAGGAAATGCTAATATCGTTCTGCCGCTTGGAGATTATCAAGCAAGTTTTATGGAAAGTTCGCTTTGGGAAATGGTTGAGGCAACTAACTACGACATAAACGTTACAGGAATTGAATCTCTCAATACCTATCAGTTCGGCCTTCAACCAAAAACTACCGTCAATTCAGTAGTTCCCTATTTGATAAGTAATCCAACTCGTTGCAACGAAACGATAACTTACTGGCTGACTTGTTTAAATATGGGTACTACCGTGGCAAGTGGGACAGTGAGTTTAAACTACAGTGACCTGTTACAATACATCGAAGCAAACCCAATGCCTGAACAAACAGTAAATGGTGTATTGACTTGGGCGTTTGAAGATTTATATCCTGGATATCACAAACGAATTAAAATCAGCTTTGAAATGCCAGATGAGAGTTTTACAGGAGAAATAGCATTAACCTCTGCAAAAGTGATGCAAATGAGTGATGGGCAGTTTATTTCAGAGAATGAAGTTGCTTACAATAGTGAAGTCCTCTGCTCCTACGACCCCAACGACAAACTCGCTCGCTCCAATCTCCTCGGTCAATCCGAATTTGCCTACATCGCAGACACCATCCAATACACCGTCCGTTTCCAAAACACAGGAAACGACACCGCCTTCAATATCCGCATTGAAGACACCTTGGACAAAAAACTGGATTGGACAACCTTTCACCCTATCACTGCAAGCCATGATTATCGAACAGAACTGAACCGAGAAACGGGTTTGGCGACTTTCTACTTCAATGACATCCTACTGCCCGACAGCACGACCAATGAAGTCGAAAGTCATGGTTTTGTGACCTTTGGCATCGCTTCTTTGGAGGGAATTGAAGACAAAACAAAGATCGAAAATACGGCTTCTATTTTCTTTGACTTCAATCCTCCGATTATTACGAATACGGCTACACTTACTTTGCTGCAACAGGTGGAAACGGGAATTGAAGTATTGGATAATAGATACTCGATTCGTGTTTTTCCGAATCCTTTTTCGGATTTTACGACCATTGAAGCGGAGGAATTGCCGCAAGGAAATTACCGATTGGAGGTGATGGATATTTTGGGGAGGAAGGTTAGGGAATTGAAGGTTGATAATGGAAAAATGAATTTGCAGAGAGGTGATTTGGAAAGTGGATTGTATTTGATTCGGGTATTGGAGGAAAACAGCAATGAGGTTTTGGGGAGTGGGAAGGTGTTGGTGGAGTAA